The following nucleotide sequence is from Bdellovibrio sp. ArHS.
TTCTTGGCGGTCAAAAAAGTGCAATGGGCATTCAAGAGAGCTGCACCAAGATGGCCTCGTACATGAAAGGCGCAAATGCTGCTTTAATGGCATATCGTCAGCTATGTAATGGTGGGATTGCAGCATGTGTATCGGCGTGCTCAGCTTCATTAACCCCGCGCTGTAAAAGCGGTACCGCTTCAGCAAGCGTTTTGGGCGAAGCGCGTGAAGCCATGACCGGAAACTTGGGCTCTTGTCGGGCCTTTTCGTCGAAAATGGCAGAGGCGAATGCAGCATTACAAAATTACGCCTTAATCCAGTCTAATGCGCAGTCTTGTGCGATGCTGACAACAGGAACAGGGACTACACCGGAAATATGCAAAAACGATCCAAGTTTTCCAGGCTGTTCCGCCCAAGAAAAAATGGATTGTAGCAACCCTGTTATGGCTTCTAATAAAGTCTGCATCTGCTCAAAAACTCCAAACGATCCAGTATGTCGATTAGGGCAAGTGGCGCACGAAGATGTAAAACCATTGCCGAGCACCGATAGAAGAAGTCCAATCAGCCAGAGCGGGCACATCGTGGATGGAGATGCGCTATCGGCAAGACAAAGAATGCCCGCAAATACTGGCCGCAGTGACTATTCTGCTGATATGGTGGACGGCATGCAGGGCGGCGGCGCCTCTTTAGCATTGCCGAATTTAAGACCCGGTTTACAAAAGAGATTGAAGGATAAAAAAATCCCCGATTCGCCTGTACTCGGTGGCTTCTACGAGAGTGGCAGAACTCCTAAAGAAAAGCACTATGAAAAGCTTAATCTTGATCAAAATGGCAAATCCGTTGAAAAGATAAAAGCAGCTAATAGCGGATTGCAAGATAGTCCAGACTTAAGAAAGTTCCTTCCCAAGGCATTTAGTCCTAAGATGCCCATCGGGCTAGCTGGTTCAGCGGACGAAGCCGGAATTGATGGGATTACTGGGCCCCACAGTAATATTTGGAAAAAAGTGCAGAATCGGTATGAGGCTTTAAAAGAAAGTCTTCTTCCTTAATCACTGGGTTTGCCATGAAGACTTTTTTAGTCACTGCTCGTTTAAAGGGAAAGCAAAGGTGTCATTAAGTAAAATTGATGAAATTACTTCTTTTAATTCAGACGAGCGAAACGGCAGTAAGATGAAATCAAATCTGCTTCAGATTGAAATTCTAATAGACCTTTGGGGCGGAACTCACCCCGACAATATCCAGCAGACTCACTGCAAATTTTTCTATAGCCTTCATAGGACTTTGACATCAATAGAGTTCTTTTTCCGTTCACATAACATCCTAACTCAACTTTAGCTTCAACCTTCTTCATTAGTGGACGTTTGATTGCTTCGGCGATTTCGTTCATTTGGTCCGACGGACACTTTTGATTGAATGGAAATTCAGACCAGCCAGAGGCCTCATTGCCGACAACCAACACAGTTGAAGTACATACACGCTCTTCCGAGGAGAAATCTCCACTGACTGATTTCACAGTATCTACGCAGCCGACAATAAAGAGAAGGATCAGAGTTAAATATTTTTTCATAGACTGTCTAGCGCTTCTCTGATTTTACTTAAAACGCGTGGCGATGATTTCGTCTTCGATAATTCGGATTTAAGTATCTTTATGAGTTCTTTATACTCACTTAACACAATTCCCTCTTTAATCTTTTTCTTCCTGTAAATATCCACGAGCTGGGCTGAAGCGAAAAGACCGCTAGCCTTTTCCTCAATGGAAGAAGAGCTAGCGAGCATACGCAGTCGTTTTACATTTGCATTTGTTGGCCGCGCGAGAGCTTCTGCCAAGAGACCATTTGCAACGAGTCGTTTTGAGCCCTTACGGACGCTAATTCCCGCTGCTACATTATAAAGATCAAGCTTCAATAGAGCATCAATTGCATTTTCAGAGACTCTCTCTTGTGAAAGTTCCGTTGCTTGTTTTACTATGTTTGAGCACTCATCGTCCCATTGATTAGGCAAAAGAACCGGGCCTAAAGAAATTAGGGTAGGCAGGTACTGAGGCATTGTTTGCCGAAGATCATTTTTTGAAATGATGAATTTGACGGCGCTGATCCATGCGAATTTTATCCTGTCCGATGATTTTTTCAGTCGAAGTGAAGTTCCTAAATTTAAAATCTCTTCAAAAGAGCTTTCTGTTTCGGTATGAACTCTATTTAACAGAGCTTCAATATGCTTATCCGATTTAAGCAATTCAGGATCAGTATGGTCATGAAACGAAGTTATGTAATGAACACTCAGCTTCATTCCTTTTGCAGAAATGTGTGTTTCATTTGATGTTAAGCCAAACTCATTCCCTAGTAGATATAGCTCAGATGGAAGTATCATTACATTTTGGTCTTTGATCTCCAGAGAACCAAACATTCTATTCGTATAAAGAAGTGATAAGCCATCGAATTCCAGTCTATTCATGCCCAAATCCATCAACATGGGCGAATCATAAACACTTCCCTTGACGAATAGTTTTAAACCTTTAGACTCCATTGCTTCCGAAAATTCTATTGAAAGATCGCGAATGAAGGCCATGCCTCTTCTGATTCTATTTTCACCGCGGAAGCAATAAACCACCTCATCGCCGGCGGAATTCTCAAAAAGTCCTTTATACCTGTAAGCAAGCTCCGCAGCGATAGACTTAAACGATACATTTATTTCTCGGGTTTTTTCCAGAGTCATAGTTTGCATGATTTGCGAATATCCGTTTATATCTACGCGCACAACCGTGCCTTCAAATGAGATTGGGAATGTCACTTTATTTCCGGACAAAACTTCATTTTTTATTTCGGCCAATACCGAATACTGCAAATTCGTTTCAATATACATTTCTCCAGATTCTAGCTTATCGAGTTGGGTTTTTATTTCCGAACTCACTTGCTTGAGAGTTTGAATGTCATCCGTAGCAAAGATGGATGCAGCTTTGTGAAGAAAGCTTTGTTTTCTTGAAGATCCTGTCAGAATTTGCTTGGTACGTTGAAGGTTGAAGTAGACCACTATAACGAAGGTTGCGATAATGAACCACATTACAAGCAATAGCTCGATGAAAATGTCTGTCAAAACATTTTTAGAGTTAATCACGTAGTACCCAAGAGAGTGCTCTTTTGGTTTTTGAAACCCGATAGATATAACGGAATCAGAAAAGTTTCTTTTGGAGTAGGTAAGCTCTGTCCCGTTACTTTTGCTTGTATAAAGTTCTGGCCCAGGTTCAGTAGGAAAAGACTCCGGCGTTAGATCATCGGGAATAGAGCAAGAAGCCTCTTTTGACCTATATGAAAAGAACGCGATTCTTTCGGCTCGGGCCTCAGACTTCAGTTGATTACAAATATCAGCGGAGAAGCCCGCATATTGCAAAGATTCAACTAATGTAAAAACTGACTCTAAGGAGCCTTTGAGTTCTTCCAGCTCACTTTCAATAGCGTTCTTCCGGACGTAATCAAAAAACACTATGGCCGGAGGCACATAAAGTACGCTCATTAAAATGACAAGTTTAAGTAAGTCTTTTACTAACCTCATCTTAAATTAGACTTAGGAAAGCGTTTATAAAAAAGATCCCAGGAGTTCACGAATGAGTTATCAGAGAATGTACACAAGTTTTCTTCGGCACCATTAGAATTGATGGCAATTAAATTGGTGCCGCCGACAGCTTTACAATATTGTGCCGCTGGATTTTGCATCGCCGAATGGGGAGCCCTTGGCAGTGCTTCTTTTTTCTTCAAGGCGTTAATTGCCAGGCAGGATGACCCACAATTTTTGCTTATAACTAATTGATCTTTGGTTACGGATTCAACAACGCGGTATGTTTCGTTCATAAAAACGGCGTACTGACCAGGTTTTAGTTTCGGCTTAGCCGGCTTGGATGCGTAGGAATAGGATGTCAACAAAACAGATAGTATTAAAATCGCTTTCATCAATGTTTCTTTCTTAATAGTGAGCGACCAGTATCAACAAAAATTGTCGCATCAGGAAGTTGTGAGCCGATGGATGTTTTCAATTTAATTATCTCGATACGAATATTCTGCTGTTCCATGCTTTGAACGAAGTTTCTATCCGAATATCGTTGGGATAGGGAAGAATAGTTGTCGCCCATTATCTCTTGTTGTCTGAACAATGGATCTACTTCTGGAATTGACGCAACTCTTCTTTTTGGCTTATCGTTCACGGACTTCTTATTGGAAGATCTCGAAGGCAAAGGTTGACTCGCGACACTTGTGCTATTGGCGTTTACACTCCCACCTGATCCCAATTCGGTGGAAACACTTGTTTCGGGTGAGTAGCTGATGCCCGGCTGTGCGTCGACCGTGGAATTACTTAACTTGCGGACATTTTCAACTGTGGTTCCAAATTTGTCGGCCACAATTTCTTCAGCTATATACTCGTCTGGTTCGACTCCGCTGGAGCTTGCTGGAAAGCGGACGTGAGTTTTAGTTTCCACTTTGCTGTCACTATTGAAGGCCTCTGTCGCCGCGACGGCTGGAGTGACTGTGGCTGCGATAGCTTTATCGGCAATGGAAGCCACTTTATTGAAGTTGTTTTGCATGACGGAACCAATAGATTGG
It contains:
- a CDS encoding DUF333 domain-containing protein translates to MKAILILSVLLTSYSYASKPAKPKLKPGQYAVFMNETYRVVESVTKDQLVISKNCGSSCLAINALKKKEALPRAPHSAMQNPAAQYCKAVGGTNLIAINSNGAEENLCTFSDNSFVNSWDLFYKRFPKSNLR